One Castanea sativa cultivar Marrone di Chiusa Pesio chromosome 4, ASM4071231v1 DNA window includes the following coding sequences:
- the LOC142630212 gene encoding ATP synthase subunit gamma, mitochondrial-like: MAMAALRREGRRFVPLISPQPISAVQSSVISQEQAPQGVRSISTQVVRNRMKSVKNIQKITKAMKMVAASKLRAIQIKAENSRGVWQPFTALLGDNPSVDVKKNVIITVSSDKGLCGGINSTSVKISKALQKLTSGPEKQSTYVVLGEKAKAQFIRDSKDNIELCITELQRNPLNYTQVSVLADDILKNVEYDALKIVFNKFHSVVSFPPTVATVLSPETVERESESGGNLGVLDSYEIEGGETKGEILQNLAEFQFSCVMFNAVLENACSEQGARMSAMDSSSRNAGEMLDRLTLTYNRTRQASITTELIEIISGASALKG; encoded by the exons ATGGCCATGGCTGCGCTCCGACGAGAGGGGAGGCGTTTCGTCCCTCTGATCTCTCCTCAACCAATCTCCGCCGTCCAATCCTCTGTCATCTCTCA AGAACAGGCCCCTCAGGGAGTGCGCTCAATTTCAACTCAAGTTG TCAGAAACCGGATGAAGAGTGTGAAGAATATCcagaaaattacaaaagcaaTGAAAATGGTTGCAGCCTCAAAACTTAGAGCTATTCAAATTAAAGCTGAAAACTCTCGTGGCGTATGGCAGCCATTTACTGCTCTTCTTGGTGACAATCCCA GTGTTGACGTCAAGAAGAATGTGATCATCACAGTTTCTTCAGATAAAGGCCTATGCGGTGGGATCAACTCTACTTCTGTCAAGATAAGCAAGGCACTGCAAAAGTTGACTTCTG GTCCTGAAAAACAAAGTACATATGTTGTTTTAGGAGAAAAGGCCAAAGCGCAATTCATACGTGACTCAAAAGATAACATTGAATTATGCATCACAGAATTGCAAAGAAATCCATTAAATTATACACAG GTCTCTGTTCTGGCAGATGACATTTTAAAGAATGTGGAGTATGATGCTTTGAAGATTGTCTTCAACAAGTTCCATTCAGTTGTCTCATTTCCTCCCACAGTGGCAACCGTTTTATCTCCTGAG ACTGTGGAGAGAGAGTCTGAATCTGGGGGAAATCTTGGTGTGCTAGATTCTTATGAGATTGAAGGTGGGGAAACCAAGGGAGAAATACTACAAAACCTGGCAGAGTTCCAATTTTCTTGT GTCATGTTCAATGCTGTGTTGGAGAATGCTTGCAGTGAGCAAGGAGCAAGGATGTCTGCCATGGATAGCTCAAGCAGAAATGCTGGCGAGATGCTTGATCGTCTCACACTTACTTAcaacag AACTCGTCAAGCATCTATTACCACTGAATTGATTGAGATTATATCTGGAGCATCAGCACTTAAGGGCTAA
- the LOC142631070 gene encoding ATP synthase subunit gamma, mitochondrial-like yields MAMAALRREGRRFAPLISPQPITAAVRSSLIQQEQAPLGVRSISTQIIRNRMKSVKNIQKITKAMKMVAASKLRAIQTRAENSRGLWQPFTALLGDTPSVDVKKNVIVTISSDKGLCGGINSTSVKTSKALFKLTSGPDKEPKYVVVGEKAKAQLVRDSRKHIDISITGLQKNPLNYTQVSVLADDILKNVEYDALRVVFNKFRSVISFIPTTATVLSPEIVEREAESGGRLGDLDSYEIEGGETKSEILQNLTEYQFSCVLFNAVLENACSEQGARMSAMDSSSRNAGEVLDRLTLTYNRTRQASITTELIEIISGASALEG; encoded by the exons ATGGCCATGGCTGCGCTCAGACGAGAGGGGAGGCGTTTCGCCCCTCTGATCTCTCCTCAACCCATCACCGCCGCCGTCCGATCCTCTCTCATCCAACA GGAGCAGGCCCCTCTGGGAGTTCGATCAATTTCAACTCAAATTA TCAGAAACCGGATGAAGAGTGTGAAGAATATCcagaaaattacaaaagcaaTGAAGATGGTTGCAGCCTCAAAACTTAGAGCTATTCAAACAAGAGCTGAGAACTCTCGTGGCCTGTGGCAGCCATTTACTGCTCTTCTTGGTGACACTCCCA GTGTTGACGTCAAGAAGAATGTTATTGTTACAATTTCTTCAGACAAAGGTCTTTGTGGAGGAATAAACTCTACATCAGTTAAGACTAGCAAGGCACTTTTCAAGTTGACTTCTG GTCCTGACAAAGAACCAAAATATGTCGTTGTGGGTGAAAAGGCAAAGGCTCAACTTGTACGTGACTCCAGGAAGCACATTGATATATCCATAACTGGGTTGCAGAAGAATCCACTAAATTATACACAG GTCTCTGTTCTGGCAGATGACATTTTAAAGAATGTGGAGTATGATGCTTTGAGGGTTGTCTTCAACAAGTTCCGTTCAGTTATCTCATTTATTCCGACAACAGCAACTGTATTATCTCCTGAG ATTGTGGAAAGAGAGGCTGAATCTGGGGGACGGCTTGGTGACCTAGACTCTTATGAGATTGAAGGTGGGGAGACAAAATCGGAAATACTCCAAAATCTGACAGAGTACCAATTTTCTTGT GTCCTGTTCAATGCGGTATTGGAGAATGCTTGCAGTGAGCAAGGAGCAAGGATGTCTGCCATGGACAGTTCAAGCAGAAATGCTGGCGAGGTTCTTGATCGTCTCACACTTACTTAcaacag AACTCGTCAAGCATCTATTACCACTGAATTGATTGAGATCATTTCTGGAGCATCAGCACTTGAGGGCTAA